From Anaerobranca gottschalkii DSM 13577, one genomic window encodes:
- a CDS encoding lipoate--protein ligase produces MLNQSLTTKIYFSPSKDPWYNLALEEYLLDSVKKNEIYLYLWQNQNTVVIGRNQNPWKECRCEVLENSGGKLARRLSGGGAVYHDLGNLNFTFIMDKDLYDLSKQLKVIIDSVKIFGIDAEFSGRNDITVNGKKFSGNAYYFRGNAAYHHGTILVDTDFDKLTSYLQVSKEKIISKGIDSVQSRVVNLKNINPNITIEKMSDLLKKTFLGNYGGDGEEIEINNTEKIELLYNKYSSWEWRYGQTPSFDIVLSNKFDWGSIELGLQLKDGFIRSSKIYSDSLEVDFMETISSELIGLPLNLEKIAQKLNSFNDIDNNKDIIIKDLCYWLKHKSI; encoded by the coding sequence TTGCTTAATCAAAGTCTAACTACAAAAATATATTTTTCACCTTCAAAAGATCCTTGGTATAATTTGGCCTTAGAAGAATATTTATTAGATAGTGTAAAAAAAAATGAAATTTACTTATATTTATGGCAAAACCAAAATACTGTAGTTATTGGGAGAAATCAAAATCCATGGAAGGAATGTAGATGTGAGGTTTTAGAAAATTCCGGTGGGAAATTAGCTAGAAGATTATCTGGTGGTGGTGCTGTTTATCATGATTTAGGCAATCTAAATTTTACTTTTATTATGGACAAGGATTTATATGATTTATCTAAGCAGTTAAAGGTAATTATTGATTCTGTAAAAATATTTGGTATTGATGCAGAGTTTTCTGGGAGAAATGATATAACAGTTAACGGGAAAAAGTTTTCAGGTAATGCTTATTATTTTAGAGGTAATGCAGCTTATCATCATGGTACTATTCTAGTAGATACTGATTTTGATAAACTTACTTCTTATTTGCAGGTGTCTAAGGAAAAAATAATATCAAAGGGAATAGATTCTGTTCAATCAAGGGTAGTTAATCTTAAAAATATCAATCCTAATATTACTATTGAAAAGATGAGTGACTTATTGAAGAAAACTTTTCTTGGAAATTATGGAGGAGATGGCGAAGAAATTGAAATAAATAATACAGAGAAAATAGAGCTTTTATATAATAAATATTCTTCATGGGAGTGGAGGTATGGTCAGACACCTAGTTTTGATATAGTTTTATCAAATAAATTTGATTGGGGAAGTATAGAATTAGGTTTACAGCTAAAAGATGGTTTTATTAGGTCTTCTAAAATATACTCTGATTCATTAGAAGTTGATTTTATGGAAACGATTTCTTCTGAGTTAATAGGCTTACCGTTAAATCTAGAAAAGATAGCCCAGAAACTTAACTCTTTTAATGATATTGATAATAATAAAGATATAATAATAAAGGAT
- the lpdA gene encoding dihydrolipoyl dehydrogenase, whose translation MVEIKLEKLNGHEKVGKVGKINKKLGEIVKCGDILLEIESNKGNMSIRSNVSGKLTSILVEEGDLVKIGDILVKIEASKIEQEIKESIQGYNYFSSLMKPQKQEMMADITIIGGGPGGYVAAIQAAKLGAKVILIEKERLGGTCLNLGCIPTKCLVKSSKVFNSFKRAEEFGLYAENVSVNIRKVVERKNKVVDRLVGGISYLLQKNNVKIIYGEGKILNHETVYVKEKNVENLITTKNIIIATGSKAIKPPIHGIEDKNVITSDEALYLSELPKKLVIVGGGIIGMEFAFIFNSFGVEVSVIESVNSILSILDEDICQEIANIAIERGIKIYTDSKVEEVLSTENNESIVVFKSKEDKKFICADKVLIAVGRKPYLGNLDLHRLKIELNDEGMGIKVNEKLQTNIPNIYAIGDVTNKIQLAHVASHQGIIAVKNILGYDVKMNYDVVPNAIFTDPEIAVVGISEREANEKGIHVEIGKFPFQANGKALTIGEDRGFIKIIKDKSSNKIIGGAIIGPNATDLIGEITLAIKNHLKVEDIIETIHAHPTTSEVIHEGALAVEGGAIHFA comes from the coding sequence ATGGTTGAGATAAAACTTGAAAAACTTAACGGCCATGAAAAGGTAGGAAAAGTTGGAAAGATTAATAAAAAATTAGGTGAAATTGTCAAGTGTGGTGATATATTATTAGAAATTGAATCTAATAAAGGAAATATGAGTATTAGATCTAATGTTTCTGGAAAGTTAACATCGATATTAGTAGAAGAAGGAGATTTGGTAAAAATTGGTGATATTTTAGTTAAAATAGAAGCAAGTAAAATTGAACAAGAAATAAAAGAAAGTATTCAGGGATATAACTATTTTAGTAGTTTAATGAAGCCACAAAAACAAGAGATGATGGCTGATATTACTATAATAGGGGGAGGACCAGGTGGATATGTAGCAGCTATACAAGCTGCAAAATTAGGTGCCAAGGTTATTTTAATTGAAAAAGAAAGGTTAGGAGGAACCTGTTTAAACTTGGGTTGTATTCCAACAAAATGTTTAGTTAAATCTTCCAAAGTATTCAATAGTTTTAAAAGAGCAGAAGAATTTGGTTTATATGCAGAAAATGTTTCAGTCAATATTAGAAAAGTGGTAGAAAGGAAAAATAAAGTTGTAGATAGGTTAGTAGGAGGAATCTCTTATCTATTACAAAAAAATAATGTAAAAATTATTTATGGTGAGGGTAAGATTCTCAATCATGAAACAGTTTATGTAAAAGAAAAAAATGTTGAAAATTTAATAACAACTAAAAATATTATTATTGCTACCGGATCTAAAGCGATAAAACCTCCTATACATGGAATTGAAGATAAAAATGTTATTACTAGCGATGAGGCACTATATCTTTCTGAATTGCCTAAAAAGTTGGTTATAGTTGGCGGTGGAATAATAGGTATGGAGTTTGCCTTTATTTTTAATAGTTTTGGAGTAGAAGTATCTGTAATTGAGTCTGTAAATAGTATATTATCAATTTTGGATGAGGATATTTGTCAAGAAATTGCCAATATCGCTATCGAAAGAGGTATAAAAATTTATACCGACTCAAAAGTGGAAGAAGTTTTATCTACTGAGAATAATGAATCTATTGTAGTATTTAAGAGTAAGGAAGATAAAAAATTTATATGTGCAGACAAGGTATTAATAGCAGTAGGTAGAAAACCTTATTTAGGTAATTTAGATTTACATAGGTTAAAGATAGAACTTAATGATGAGGGTATGGGTATAAAAGTTAATGAAAAATTACAGACTAATATACCTAACATATATGCTATTGGAGATGTTACTAATAAAATCCAATTAGCTCATGTTGCATCTCATCAAGGAATAATTGCGGTCAAAAATATATTAGGATATGATGTAAAAATGAATTATGATGTAGTACCAAATGCTATATTCACAGATCCTGAAATAGCAGTAGTAGGAATAAGCGAAAGGGAAGCTAATGAAAAAGGTATTCATGTAGAGATAGGAAAATTCCCCTTCCAAGCTAATGGAAAAGCTTTAACTATTGGAGAAGATAGAGGTTTTATAAAAATAATTAAAGATAAATCTTCTAATAAGATAATTGGTGGTGCTATCATAGGACCTAATGCTACTGATTTAATAGGGGAGATTACTTTGGCTATAAAAAATCATTTAAAAGTAGAAGATATTATTGAAACAATTCACGCACATCCTACTACTAGTGAGGTAATACACGAAGGGGCGTTAGCTGTTGAAGGTGGTGCTATACATTTTGCTTAA
- a CDS encoding carboxymuconolactone decarboxylase family protein, whose amino-acid sequence MAKTPRELLNEFMGGLQEVQKTNEAHVGAFMGLLGASYQPGKLDVKTKELISVAIGVYNRCEYCIVFHAYKALEAGATREEIMEAAMVGVAFGGGPTMAYSVTLLKQSLDEFEGDFK is encoded by the coding sequence ATGGCTAAAACACCAAGGGAATTGTTAAATGAATTTATGGGAGGTTTACAGGAAGTACAAAAAACCAATGAAGCTCATGTAGGAGCTTTTATGGGATTATTGGGAGCTTCTTATCAGCCGGGAAAACTTGATGTGAAAACAAAAGAGTTAATTAGCGTAGCTATTGGGGTATATAATCGTTGTGAATACTGTATTGTTTTTCATGCATACAAAGCTCTTGAAGCAGGTGCAACCCGTGAGGAAATAATGGAGGCTGCAATGGTAGGGGTTGCTTTTGGAGGAGGACCTACAATGGCATATAGTGTTACTTTGTTAAAACAATCATTAGATGAATTTGAAGGAGATTTTAAATAA
- a CDS encoding MarR family winged helix-turn-helix transcriptional regulator, with amino-acid sequence MFTLDTCVAYITDNSMKFITDAFDQILSSKGVTRVQWIALYYLGLQEVINQKELANKMNIKESTVARLIDRMEREGLVIRCKKQDDRRAFNLLLTQKGKHYREVLIPEGEKFSEIVSKGINEEEMQMFLSVLKKMVLNVEEHMLRNK; translated from the coding sequence ATGTTTACATTAGATACATGTGTTGCTTATATAACGGATAATTCAATGAAGTTTATTACTGATGCATTTGATCAAATTCTCAGTAGTAAAGGAGTTACCCGTGTGCAGTGGATTGCATTATATTACTTAGGGTTACAAGAAGTTATTAATCAAAAAGAGCTAGCGAACAAGATGAACATTAAAGAATCTACCGTTGCTAGATTAATTGATAGAATGGAAAGGGAAGGTTTGGTAATTAGATGCAAAAAACAAGATGATAGAAGGGCTTTTAATTTATTACTTACCCAGAAAGGCAAACACTATAGAGAAGTGTTAATTCCTGAAGGAGAAAAGTTTAGTGAAATTGTATCAAAAGGTATTAACGAAGAAGAAATGCAAATGTTTTTGTCTGTTTTAAAAAAGATGGTATTAAATGTTGAAGAACACATGCTTCGTAACAAATAG
- a CDS encoding M20 metallopeptidase family protein, which translates to MLNNEFLQELTLIRRRLHQVPELAFDLYQTHQIVKEYLLSYGYEIEVVAKTGIVALKKGEGTGALAFRADMDGLEVTELNDIDYISLHQGKMHACGHDGHMAILLGFAKYLSRLEKLNKDILLIFQPAEEGPGGAKEIIEEGILKKYNVEGIFGLHIFPGLEQGKIGLTNGPLMAQSGEVDLVIRGSSAHGAQPHKGSDAIVAASALILDYQTILSRKIDPLEPGVLTIGTIKGGEARNIIAGNVQLNGTIRAFHGETYNLIKEKMKKINLGIENIYEVQIDMEIRDFYPPVINDSKLFEIVKSSLDPEKVEIVKPLMLAEDFSFYQQQIPGIFMLLGSKNEEKGFVQPLHNGMFNFDEEILLLGVETYIKICQRLNVF; encoded by the coding sequence TTGTTAAATAATGAATTTCTACAAGAGTTAACTTTAATACGGAGGCGTTTACATCAAGTGCCGGAATTGGCCTTTGACCTTTACCAAACCCATCAAATTGTAAAAGAATATTTGTTATCATATGGTTATGAAATTGAAGTTGTGGCCAAAACAGGGATTGTAGCCCTTAAAAAAGGTGAAGGAACTGGTGCTTTAGCTTTTAGAGCTGATATGGATGGATTAGAGGTTACTGAACTAAACGATATAGATTATATATCCCTTCATCAAGGGAAAATGCATGCCTGTGGTCACGATGGTCATATGGCGATTTTATTAGGTTTTGCTAAATACCTTTCTAGACTGGAAAAATTAAACAAAGACATCCTTTTAATCTTTCAACCGGCGGAAGAAGGGCCAGGGGGAGCAAAAGAGATAATTGAAGAAGGAATATTGAAAAAATATAATGTTGAAGGGATTTTTGGTCTCCATATTTTCCCTGGGTTAGAACAAGGTAAAATTGGTTTAACAAATGGTCCATTAATGGCACAAAGTGGTGAGGTAGACTTAGTAATAAGGGGAAGTAGTGCCCACGGAGCTCAACCACATAAAGGATCAGATGCTATAGTGGCTGCTTCCGCTTTGATCTTAGATTATCAAACAATATTATCTAGAAAAATCGATCCTTTAGAACCAGGGGTTTTAACAATAGGGACAATAAAAGGTGGAGAGGCAAGAAATATAATAGCCGGTAATGTCCAACTAAATGGAACAATTAGAGCTTTTCATGGGGAAACATATAATTTAATTAAAGAGAAAATGAAAAAAATCAATTTAGGTATTGAAAATATCTATGAAGTACAAATTGATATGGAGATAAGGGATTTTTACCCACCGGTAATTAATGATAGTAAATTGTTCGAAATAGTTAAAAGCTCGTTAGACCCTGAAAAAGTGGAAATAGTAAAACCCTTAATGTTGGCAGAAGATTTCTCCTTTTATCAGCAACAGATACCGGGAATTTTTATGTTATTGGGTTCAAAAAATGAAGAAAAGGGATTTGTTCAGCCTTTACACAACGGAATGTTTAATTTTGATGAAGAAATTTTATTATTAGGTGTAGAAACATATATTAAAATTTGTCAAAGGTTGAATGTTTTTTAG